One window from the genome of Leuconostoc suionicum encodes:
- a CDS encoding response regulator transcription factor, with the protein MISILVVEDDKDLNQTVCSVLKRYDYSVKGALNANDAFDLMYTDKFDLVISDIMMPEVDGYELAETIRQLDNNIPIMFMTARDDFESKQIGFRIGVDDYMVKPINFDEMLLRIGALLRRAKIASNKRLTIGSFIMDADEHVVYNRGQVIEFTLREFELVFKLLSFPKKTFTRGQLMNDFWGVGTSTSTRTVDVYMTKIREKLIDVDDFSIVTVRGLGYKAVPNE; encoded by the coding sequence ATGATTTCAATTTTAGTAGTAGAAGATGATAAAGACTTGAATCAAACTGTATGTTCAGTATTAAAAAGATACGACTATAGTGTTAAGGGTGCGCTAAATGCTAATGATGCATTTGATTTAATGTATACTGATAAATTTGATTTGGTCATATCAGATATTATGATGCCGGAAGTTGACGGTTATGAGCTTGCCGAAACAATTCGGCAACTTGATAATAATATTCCGATTATGTTCATGACGGCACGTGATGATTTTGAATCAAAACAGATTGGTTTTCGCATAGGTGTTGATGACTATATGGTCAAACCTATTAATTTTGATGAGATGTTATTACGAATTGGTGCATTATTGCGTCGTGCGAAAATTGCTTCCAACAAAAGATTGACGATTGGCTCATTTATCATGGATGCAGATGAACATGTTGTTTATAATCGGGGTCAAGTGATTGAATTCACACTACGAGAATTTGAATTAGTGTTCAAATTATTATCTTTCCCTAAAAAAACATTTACAAGAGGTCAATTGATGAACGACTTTTGGGGTGTCGGCACAAGTACAAGTACGCGTACAGTTGATGTTTATATGACAAAAATTCGTGAAAAATTAATTGACGTTGATGATTTTAGTATTGTTACTGTAAGAGGTCTCGGTTATAAGGCGGTTCCGAATGAATGA
- a CDS encoding HAMP domain-containing sensor histidine kinase, with product MNDDLKTVKNSIFGIGNYLVYFLSSSLVVTLTILIIYVPTGEETVNSIRPRAILGLVIIIALALFLTVVNGLWRRYTIGRPVKKILEATQKVTEGQYDVRIEPSHGFDTITELDVIITNFNIMTKALGSVEALQTDFIASVSHELKTPLAVIQNYASILQDEDLSVEERAEYAARITDATQRLSTLITNILKLNKIDNQEITPKNDTYLLNEQLAEVLVNHEALWEEKNIELEVDMPDAYITSDSALLELAWNNLVSNTIKFSRTNGKVTVSLTQSSEKEIIVRIRDNGIGMTEEVREHIFDKFYQADTARSVQGNGLGLALVRRIIYLVGGQIEVTSQENKGSEFKITLPTNHPSWIKKATTAQIEN from the coding sequence ATGAATGATGATTTAAAAACAGTTAAAAACAGTATTTTTGGAATTGGTAACTATCTAGTTTATTTCTTATCTAGTTCCTTAGTTGTTACCTTAACTATTTTAATTATCTATGTACCTACGGGCGAAGAAACAGTTAATTCTATCAGACCCAGAGCAATTCTTGGTTTAGTTATTATAATTGCTTTAGCTTTGTTTTTGACAGTTGTTAATGGATTATGGCGGCGGTATACCATTGGACGACCTGTTAAAAAAATTCTTGAGGCAACACAAAAAGTCACAGAGGGGCAATATGATGTGCGCATTGAACCTTCACATGGATTTGACACAATCACAGAGTTAGATGTTATCATTACAAATTTCAACATTATGACAAAAGCACTTGGAAGTGTTGAAGCCTTGCAAACAGACTTTATCGCCAGTGTTTCTCATGAACTTAAGACACCTTTAGCTGTGATTCAAAATTATGCTTCTATACTTCAAGATGAGGATTTATCTGTAGAAGAAAGAGCTGAGTATGCAGCTAGAATTACAGATGCAACCCAACGATTGAGTACCTTAATTACAAATATTTTAAAGTTAAACAAAATAGATAATCAGGAAATAACGCCAAAGAACGACACCTATTTGTTGAATGAACAATTAGCCGAGGTATTGGTCAACCATGAGGCTTTATGGGAAGAAAAGAACATTGAACTTGAAGTAGATATGCCAGATGCATATATTACTAGTGATAGTGCTTTATTGGAACTTGCTTGGAATAATTTGGTTAGCAATACAATAAAGTTTAGTCGAACAAATGGTAAAGTTACCGTTAGTTTAACTCAATCTTCTGAAAAAGAAATTATTGTTCGAATACGTGATAATGGTATAGGTATGACAGAAGAGGTCAGAGAGCATATTTTTGATAAATTTTATCAAGCAGATACTGCACGCTCAGTTCAAGGGAATGGCCTAGGATTGGCTTTAGTACGTCGAATAATTTATTTAGTTGGTGGGCAAATAGAAGTGACTTCTCAAGAAAATAAAGGATCGGAATTTAAAATAACACTACCAACAAATCATCCTAGTTGGATAAAAAAGGCAACAACGGCGCAGATAGAAAATTGA
- a CDS encoding VOC family protein: MAFVVNNLDIALPTYTPLFGSFKSVLLPNIPVVYRDEETSIALKMAFWKNESLEIEIIEPVNKNGETDPFGEHLKTHGEGLHHVKFKVKNLQETLRLMEADGYKNSDGDLSSDRPWANIEVPDKLGHTLTELIEGSPSSTI, encoded by the coding sequence ATTGCTTTCGTGGTTAATAATTTGGATATTGCTTTGCCGACTTACACGCCCTTATTTGGTTCATTTAAATCTGTATTACTTCCTAATATACCAGTTGTTTATCGTGATGAGGAGACTTCAATTGCATTGAAAATGGCATTTTGGAAAAATGAATCACTTGAAATTGAAATTATTGAACCTGTCAATAAAAATGGTGAAACCGATCCTTTTGGAGAGCACCTTAAAACGCATGGAGAAGGGTTACACCATGTTAAATTTAAAGTAAAAAATTTACAAGAAACATTGCGTTTAATGGAAGCAGATGGTTATAAGAATAGCGATGGCGATTTGAGCTCTGATCGTCCATGGGCTAACATCGAAGTACCAGATAAATTAGGACATACACTAACAGAGTTAATTGAAGGATCGCCAAGTTCGACAATATAA
- a CDS encoding Rgg/GadR/MutR family transcriptional regulator has protein sequence MNTYGDTFKYLREAKGISLTEASKNIVSKSFLSRFERGQSNIVFDKLYSLLLNINVSVEEFVYLDNQMNQRYQPFHYDDTKDYVDEESIASSMKLRDYYYQQWQTNHEQYYYVNFLKEKATLEKHQLSELTLVEKNFLYDYLFTKETWTHYEIRLYMSIISLFEPLQSYYLTEQMIKKGSDTVDVNWNHQADLLYVILTTALTMANTNHVIELSKMITEAHTLIHNEQYLYEKTELHFIEGLLLYLQKNYESAQKKIQESLYIFEILNSKHLAKLYQKRWQHFLDNYNHF, from the coding sequence ATGAATACTTATGGAGACACATTTAAATATTTGCGAGAGGCTAAAGGAATCAGTTTAACTGAGGCATCAAAAAATATTGTTTCAAAATCTTTCTTGTCACGTTTCGAACGTGGACAAAGTAACATTGTTTTTGATAAACTTTACTCCTTGTTATTAAACATCAATGTATCCGTAGAAGAATTTGTCTATCTTGACAATCAGATGAATCAAAGATATCAACCATTTCATTATGATGATACAAAAGACTACGTTGATGAGGAATCTATAGCATCTTCTATGAAGCTTCGTGATTATTATTATCAACAATGGCAAACTAATCACGAACAATATTATTACGTCAACTTTTTGAAAGAAAAAGCTACACTAGAAAAACATCAATTATCAGAGTTGACTTTAGTTGAAAAAAATTTTTTATATGACTATTTGTTCACCAAAGAAACTTGGACTCACTATGAGATTAGACTATATATGAGCATTATTAGCTTATTTGAACCACTTCAATCCTATTATCTTACAGAACAAATGATCAAGAAAGGTTCTGACACGGTAGATGTGAACTGGAATCATCAAGCCGACTTGCTATACGTCATATTAACAACTGCTTTGACAATGGCAAATACCAATCACGTGATAGAGTTATCAAAGATGATTACCGAAGCACATACTTTAATTCATAATGAGCAATATCTTTATGAAAAAACAGAGCTTCATTTTATTGAAGGTTTATTGCTATATCTTCAAAAGAATTACGAGTCAGCACAAAAAAAAATACAAGAATCACTTTATATTTTTGAGATTCTAAACTCAAAACATTTAGCAAAGCTTTATCAAAAACGTTGGCAACACTTTCTTGATAATTACAATCATTTTTGA
- a CDS encoding flavodoxin family protein has protein sequence MNILVINGSSRENSNTDSMLAVLLKNLSYCNIALREYKVLPIHDQRHTRKNWEIAEDDYSALIQKMVNADIVIFATPIYWYGISGLLKNFIDRWSQSLATNKKFKQDLKRKRIYLLLVGDDKPTIKGMPIIHQFQYICDFLNWNLVDYVIGSGNKPQEVKDDRMAMTKLLQLNQELLLGGSDE, from the coding sequence ATGAATATTTTAGTCATTAATGGTAGCTCTAGAGAGAATAGTAATACAGATAGTATGCTAGCGGTATTGCTCAAGAATTTGTCGTATTGCAACATAGCGTTAAGAGAGTACAAAGTTTTGCCAATCCATGATCAAAGGCATACCAGAAAAAATTGGGAAATAGCAGAAGATGATTACAGTGCATTAATACAGAAAATGGTTAATGCAGACATCGTTATCTTTGCGACACCAATTTATTGGTACGGTATTTCTGGTTTATTAAAAAATTTTATTGATCGTTGGTCGCAAAGTTTGGCAACTAATAAAAAATTTAAGCAAGATCTCAAAAGGAAAAGAATATATTTACTCTTAGTTGGGGATGATAAACCAACAATAAAGGGAATGCCAATCATACACCAATTTCAATATATTTGTGACTTTCTTAATTGGAATCTTGTCGATTATGTTATCGGATCAGGTAACAAACCGCAAGAAGTGAAAGATGATCGAATGGCTATGACAAAACTTTTGCAGCTTAATCAAGAATTACTGTTAGGTGGCAGCGATGAATAA
- a CDS encoding MFS transporter, with the protein MNKKALLLNKKSFCNFLLADVISGFGVGMTTVGANWYLLLQTHSNQLVGIYLTINVLSGFLVSPLAGAITDKYSRKKVILWTFITRAFLISIVAVYFYFSGFSILMMYFLSILTGAGWITYMAASRSYVQDILPEEQFGSANSFIEVSLQVGMFSAGAISGFLLNYTGFLIILIINICLFFFASVLILTIENDRISQMNPSGAKGNFVLGIKYILNKKTIMNAGLLSILPLIITQLFNVSSPDYVASTLHATSIVYGMADMFYGIGGLAAGIMVGLLLNQFQSKKLIILFFFLAGLALFLLYLKHYVTLMYICTFILGLSNSALRVIINTILMAKIEPAFMGRATALWNGIAQFMEVFAAILIGMLNDRFGASLGFLIMFFIMFFGMIWSATGLKVSTSGKKRGI; encoded by the coding sequence ATGAATAAAAAGGCGTTACTACTAAACAAAAAATCATTCTGTAACTTTTTACTAGCCGATGTTATCTCAGGTTTTGGTGTGGGTATGACGACGGTCGGCGCCAATTGGTATTTGCTTTTACAGACGCATTCTAATCAGTTAGTTGGTATATATTTAACTATTAATGTTTTATCAGGATTTTTGGTATCGCCTTTAGCTGGTGCTATTACTGATAAATATTCTAGAAAAAAAGTTATTTTATGGACCTTTATTACTAGAGCTTTTCTGATTAGTATTGTAGCAGTTTACTTTTATTTTTCAGGATTTAGTATTTTGATGATGTATTTTTTATCTATTCTCACTGGAGCTGGGTGGATTACATATATGGCCGCATCCAGAAGTTATGTCCAAGATATTTTACCCGAAGAACAGTTTGGCAGTGCTAATTCTTTTATTGAAGTTTCTTTACAGGTCGGGATGTTTTCTGCAGGTGCCATTTCGGGATTTCTTTTAAACTATACTGGGTTTTTAATTATATTAATAATCAATATTTGTTTGTTTTTCTTCGCTAGTGTATTAATTTTAACTATCGAAAATGATAGGATATCTCAAATGAATCCAAGTGGGGCAAAGGGTAATTTTGTTTTAGGAATAAAATATATTTTAAATAAAAAAACAATCATGAATGCAGGACTACTCTCAATATTACCACTAATAATTACTCAATTGTTTAATGTATCATCACCAGATTATGTTGCTTCAACACTTCATGCCACTAGCATTGTCTATGGTATGGCGGATATGTTTTATGGTATTGGAGGATTAGCAGCTGGTATTATGGTTGGCTTGCTTCTAAATCAATTTCAAAGTAAAAAACTAATTATTTTATTTTTCTTTTTAGCAGGCTTAGCACTTTTCTTACTTTACCTCAAGCATTACGTTACTTTGATGTATATTTGTACCTTTATTCTAGGATTATCAAATTCTGCACTTCGTGTCATTATCAATACAATTCTAATGGCAAAAATAGAACCCGCATTTATGGGTAGAGCTACGGCATTATGGAACGGAATTGCGCAGTTTATGGAAGTTTTTGCTGCAATCTTAATTGGTATGCTAAATGATCGATTCGGTGCAAGTTTAGGCTTCCTAATCATGTTTTTCATTATGTTTTTCGGAATGATATGGAGTGCAACAGGTCTTAAAGTATCTACTAGTGGCAAAAAGAGAGGAATATAA
- a CDS encoding MarR family winged helix-turn-helix transcriptional regulator, which yields MTQDIQNSIIKKLIRLYSAQAQVRNKKDHLSQSNDFQNLNELPSLRQLEALSLINANTQCGITQLSSMLSISKPAVSRLVNKLENNQLITITFGQDKRQKIVQLTPQGKLLAEQHDRLHTEAVKKYLNILDNFDTSELLAIEKFIDALNQNLDD from the coding sequence ATGACACAAGATATACAGAATAGTATAATTAAAAAATTGATCAGATTGTATAGTGCTCAAGCACAAGTTCGAAATAAAAAAGACCATCTCAGTCAGTCAAATGACTTTCAAAATCTTAATGAGCTGCCTTCATTAAGACAACTAGAGGCTCTGTCCTTAATCAATGCAAATACTCAGTGTGGTATTACCCAGCTATCAAGTATGTTGTCTATTAGTAAACCAGCTGTTTCACGGCTCGTCAACAAACTCGAAAATAACCAATTAATTACTATAACTTTTGGTCAAGACAAAAGGCAAAAAATAGTTCAGCTAACTCCTCAAGGGAAATTATTAGCTGAACAACATGATCGCTTACACACTGAAGCTGTTAAAAAATATCTAAATATTTTAGATAATTTCGATACTAGTGAGTTACTAGCGATTGAGAAATTTATAGACGCACTGAATCAAAATTTAGACGACTAA
- a CDS encoding IS30 family transposase encodes MSSSLSAHERSVIETMIKLNHSTREIARFLKRSPATITYELNRIKPYNAQQAHHLAQCNRHKHGRHPTLTPEISAFLNHHIGILKWSPETAAHVLGIAFKTIYNWIHHGLLKIKLSDLPDKGIRRKRQSDGRRRVFAHGRSIEKRPKAVQLRQEFGHFEVDTMQSGKTRGDVLVTITERLSRQHIMRHVSGRNSQAVTPAIIRFFKGIKNAKSITVDHGREFAKYDEIEEQLGIPMYFAHPYSPEERGSNEVLNRYVRRFIPKERKIETISQKELDQINHWINARPMKTLNWQSPRKVFQKHAVFG; translated from the coding sequence ATGTCTTCTAGTTTATCAGCTCACGAACGTTCTGTCATTGAAACAATGATCAAACTTAATCATTCAACTCGAGAAATAGCCCGTTTCTTAAAGCGTTCTCCTGCAACTATTACCTACGAGTTAAATCGAATTAAACCATACAATGCACAACAGGCTCATCATTTAGCCCAGTGTAATCGGCACAAACACGGTCGCCATCCGACCCTAACACCTGAAATATCAGCTTTTTTGAACCATCACATTGGTATCTTGAAGTGGTCACCAGAAACGGCTGCTCATGTATTGGGCATTGCTTTCAAGACCATCTACAACTGGATTCATCATGGTTTGCTTAAAATTAAGTTATCAGATTTACCTGATAAAGGTATTCGACGTAAACGTCAATCTGACGGCCGTAGACGTGTTTTTGCTCATGGCCGTTCAATTGAAAAACGACCAAAAGCTGTCCAATTAAGACAAGAATTTGGTCATTTTGAAGTTGATACGATGCAATCTGGTAAAACACGTGGCGATGTTTTAGTGACCATCACAGAACGATTGAGTCGACAACATATCATGAGACATGTCAGTGGGCGCAATAGTCAGGCAGTGACACCAGCTATTATTAGGTTTTTCAAGGGTATAAAAAATGCTAAATCAATTACAGTTGATCACGGTCGAGAGTTTGCAAAATATGATGAAATAGAAGAACAGCTAGGCATACCGATGTATTTTGCACACCCATATTCACCAGAAGAACGTGGTAGTAATGAAGTGCTAAATCGATATGTCCGTCGTTTTATCCCAAAAGAACGCAAAATTGAAACCATCAGTCAGAAAGAATTAGATCAAATTAATCATTGGATTAATGCCAGGCCAATGAAAACGCTCAACTGGCAATCACCACGAAAAGTCTTTCAGAAACATGCGGTGTTCGGATGA
- a CDS encoding ATP-binding cassette domain-containing protein, whose translation MEIKNYSVTFDNRQLSKNLNVSFSTHKMNIIMGANGAGKSTLLDFIAGVGPKGAVGEKVGIPPYQKIAYQLQQVHFFPTLTVAQTIDFYSKLSNRSDSKSYENEKSVRNSLLSPIWHTKMGQLSGGERQIVLTYGQCLLDKEVYIFDEPTSGVDETNAPLVLSMINDLVVNDHKIVIMTSHHSEQLKQFNLNLIAL comes from the coding sequence ATGGAAATTAAAAATTATTCTGTGACATTTGATAATCGTCAGCTTTCAAAAAATTTAAACGTGTCATTTTCGACTCATAAAATGAACATTATTATGGGTGCTAATGGTGCTGGTAAAAGTACATTACTAGATTTTATCGCTGGAGTAGGCCCCAAAGGAGCAGTGGGAGAAAAGGTAGGAATTCCTCCTTATCAAAAAATAGCTTACCAGCTGCAACAAGTACATTTTTTCCCTACTTTGACGGTTGCACAAACCATTGATTTTTATAGCAAGTTAAGCAATAGATCTGACTCAAAATCATACGAAAATGAAAAATCTGTGCGAAATAGTTTATTGAGTCCAATTTGGCACACTAAAATGGGGCAATTGTCCGGTGGTGAGCGACAAATTGTTTTGACGTATGGGCAGTGTTTATTGGATAAAGAAGTTTATATTTTTGATGAACCGACAAGCGGGGTAGATGAAACAAATGCTCCTCTCGTTTTGAGTATGATTAATGATCTCGTAGTTAATGATCATAAGATTGTCATTATGACGTCTCATCATTCTGAACAGTTAAAGCAATTTAACCTTAATTTGATAGCATTATAA
- a CDS encoding Rossmann-fold NAD(P)-binding domain-containing protein, with protein sequence MIVRNENKAKNYFSISKFGRHRDDVNKLTTALRNDDRLLFISSQPGGEIERLEQHRNVVQAMMNNNVIFVVYTSFPKANK encoded by the coding sequence TTGATTGTTCGAAACGAAAATAAGGCGAAAAACTACTTCTCAATATCGAAGTTTGGAAGGCATCGTGATGATGTCAATAAACTAACGACTGCTTTACGAAACGATGATCGTTTGTTATTTATTTCTTCTCAGCCTGGTGGTGAAATTGAAAGACTTGAACAACATCGTAATGTTGTTCAAGCGATGATGAATAATAATGTAATTTTTGTTGTTTATACAAGTTTTCCAAAAGCCAATAAATGA
- a CDS encoding MFS transporter produces the protein MVKSVSKFTPAERSWMIYDWANSSFSLIVVTAVLPLWLETVGQNISISTAQTTSWWSYANSFSTLIVAVCAPILGSLADFRGWKKPAWLVSTLLGFVTTLLLAAVPADGFWMLLFLFVLANIGFSIANIYYDSFITDVTTSERMPKVSSWGFALGYVGGVVPFVIFYALRGFMSSQQGVMFAFILAGLWWGVFSLPMLFKVRQKHFLPVPQHPIKQSFKRLVSTLKHLSQYPKIVGFLIAYFFYIDGVNTIITEASLFATSIGIDMTQLLTILLFVQLVAFPASIIFGQLSKIFGTRQMILTGIFIYSIISTMSIFITQAWGFWLMAFLIGSAQGGIQALSRSYFGQIIPKEYSGEFFGFYNIFGKFSAVLGPLVFGSVAAATGQVQLGAASLLFFFVLGGWIFVKYA, from the coding sequence ATGGTAAAATCAGTTTCTAAGTTCACTCCAGCAGAACGAAGTTGGATGATATATGATTGGGCAAATTCGAGTTTTAGTTTGATTGTTGTTACTGCAGTTTTACCACTGTGGTTGGAAACAGTTGGTCAAAATATTAGTATATCGACTGCTCAAACTACTTCTTGGTGGTCTTATGCAAATTCTTTTTCGACGCTAATTGTAGCTGTATGTGCACCAATATTAGGTTCATTAGCAGATTTTCGTGGCTGGAAGAAACCGGCTTGGCTAGTATCTACTTTACTAGGATTTGTTACAACACTTCTACTAGCAGCAGTCCCAGCTGATGGATTTTGGATGTTATTATTTTTGTTTGTATTAGCTAATATTGGTTTTAGTATTGCTAATATTTATTATGATTCGTTTATAACAGATGTCACAACATCAGAGCGCATGCCCAAAGTCTCTAGTTGGGGATTTGCCCTTGGTTATGTAGGTGGCGTTGTACCATTTGTTATTTTTTATGCATTACGAGGTTTTATGTCTAGTCAGCAAGGAGTCATGTTTGCTTTTATTCTTGCTGGTTTGTGGTGGGGTGTTTTTTCTTTACCAATGTTATTTAAAGTTCGTCAAAAACATTTTTTACCGGTACCACAACATCCAATCAAACAATCTTTCAAACGATTAGTAAGTACGTTAAAACATTTATCTCAATATCCAAAAATTGTTGGATTTTTGATAGCATACTTTTTTTACATCGATGGTGTCAATACAATTATTACTGAAGCTTCTTTATTTGCAACTTCTATAGGTATTGATATGACACAATTACTTACAATTTTATTGTTCGTTCAATTAGTAGCTTTTCCAGCTTCTATTATTTTTGGACAGTTATCCAAAATTTTTGGAACTCGTCAAATGATATTAACTGGAATTTTTATTTATTCAATTATTTCCACCATGTCAATTTTTATTACACAAGCATGGGGATTTTGGTTAATGGCTTTTTTGATTGGCAGTGCGCAAGGAGGAATTCAAGCTTTGAGTAGATCATATTTTGGTCAAATTATTCCCAAAGAATATTCCGGCGAATTTTTTGGATTTTACAATATCTTTGGAAAATTTTCAGCAGTTTTAGGTCCATTAGTTTTTGGTAGTGTTGCTGCTGCCACTGGACAAGTTCAGTTAGGTGCAGCTTCATTGTTGTTTTTCTTTGTTCTGGGTGGTTGGATTTTTGTAAAATATGCGTAA
- a CDS encoding GNAT family N-acetyltransferase translates to MFSFRYDDDVSIALPLPDKDSAALYALVEDSRTTLAQWLPWANQLHSVDDEKKFLQTTLTHFGAGDSLNCVIRYRNQPVGMISFNQINKEHQHAEIGYWLGNQWHHKNIMHRAVRALMTIGFTEYNLRKIIINVDINNDSSNHVAQKLNCHLDGTKREDILYSNGEFADMNEWTLLRSEWEKLR, encoded by the coding sequence GTGTTTAGTTTTAGATATGACGACGACGTTAGTATAGCATTACCTTTGCCAGATAAAGATTCAGCAGCACTATATGCACTTGTCGAAGACAGCCGTACTACACTTGCTCAATGGCTACCGTGGGCTAATCAACTTCATTCTGTTGACGATGAAAAGAAATTTTTGCAAACAACGCTCACTCACTTCGGTGCAGGTGATTCTTTAAATTGTGTCATTCGTTATCGTAATCAGCCAGTTGGTATGATAAGTTTTAACCAGATTAATAAAGAACACCAACATGCCGAAATTGGCTACTGGCTTGGTAATCAATGGCATCACAAGAACATTATGCACCGTGCCGTAAGAGCGTTAATGACTATTGGATTCACGGAATATAATCTACGTAAAATCATTATTAATGTCGACATTAATAATGACTCAAGTAATCATGTCGCACAAAAATTGAATTGTCATTTAGATGGAACTAAACGCGAGGATATTTTATACAGTAATGGCGAATTTGCTGATATGAATGAATGGACGCTATTAAGGTCGGAATGGGAAAAGCTCAGATAA
- a CDS encoding serine hydrolase encodes MFYKKSIKENLNSSTSAVVSLSQKITHQPDSALKKQWKTTLAKQNANVNIAVYNHKTKQTTIYNSDTGATYQTASIVKVSVLTNLLQQHEENNTALSTTEETLAQEMIEQSDNNATTTLLSTYEGSYSAPDALFNDLDMSQSKMNANAWGLSTTTAHDQVKLLNALAYGKNSTIDRTDRDYVLNLMANIDSDQDWGVSTGVDSNATVELKNGWLEYGSGWIVNSIGHVKTSDNNYTIAVLTNGNSTEQDGIDLIEKLATLTAQHLDSD; translated from the coding sequence TTGTTTTATAAAAAATCTATCAAAGAAAACTTAAATTCATCAACTTCCGCAGTAGTATCTCTTTCTCAAAAAATAACCCATCAACCTGATTCTGCGCTCAAAAAACAATGGAAAACAACATTAGCAAAACAAAATGCTAACGTTAATATTGCCGTTTATAACCACAAAACTAAACAAACAACCATCTATAATAGTGATACCGGTGCTACCTATCAAACAGCAAGTATTGTTAAAGTTAGCGTTTTGACGAATCTTTTGCAACAACATGAAGAAAATAATACAGCATTGTCTACGACAGAAGAAACGTTGGCCCAAGAAATGATTGAACAATCTGATAACAATGCGACGACAACTTTATTAAGTACCTATGAAGGCAGTTATAGTGCCCCAGATGCGTTATTTAACGATTTAGATATGTCTCAAAGCAAAATGAATGCTAATGCCTGGGGTTTATCTACAACAACTGCTCATGACCAAGTTAAACTTTTGAATGCCCTAGCGTATGGCAAAAATTCAACAATTGACCGTACTGACCGAGATTATGTGTTGAATTTGATGGCAAATATTGATTCTGATCAAGACTGGGGTGTAAGTACTGGTGTTGATTCAAATGCTACAGTTGAGTTAAAGAATGGTTGGTTAGAGTATGGCAGTGGCTGGATTGTCAATTCAATTGGTCATGTGAAAACCAGCGACAATAACTATACGATTGCTGTGTTAACTAATGGTAACTCGACCGAACAAGATGGTATCGATTTAATCGAAAAATTGGCAACTCTAACAGCACAGCACCTTGACTCAGATTGA